A stretch of the Jeotgalibacillus haloalkalitolerans genome encodes the following:
- the ppaX gene encoding pyrophosphatase PpaX, whose product MNKRIDTVLFDLDGTLINTNELIISSFMHVMDHYYPGEYSREDVLQFMGPPLVESFQALNPEKTEEMVDFYRAYNLKVHDELVTPFEGVDETVKELYDRGIKMAIVSTKRHDMVVRGLKLMNLDQYFDVVIGLDDVEHAKPHPEPLYKALEALGSTADQAIMVGDNHHDIEGGQNAGTRTAGVAWTSKGKAHLETYKPDFMLEEMSDLLKVIEESGS is encoded by the coding sequence ATGAACAAACGCATTGATACTGTGCTGTTTGATCTGGACGGCACGTTAATTAACACAAATGAATTAATCATTTCATCATTTATGCATGTCATGGATCATTATTATCCGGGTGAATACAGCCGGGAAGATGTCCTGCAGTTTATGGGACCGCCCCTGGTTGAATCATTCCAGGCGCTCAACCCTGAAAAGACTGAGGAAATGGTCGACTTTTACAGAGCCTATAATTTAAAAGTGCATGATGAACTCGTTACACCATTTGAAGGCGTTGATGAGACGGTAAAGGAATTGTATGATCGCGGGATCAAAATGGCGATCGTCTCCACTAAACGTCATGACATGGTCGTAAGAGGATTAAAGCTGATGAATCTTGATCAGTATTTTGATGTCGTCATTGGTCTCGATGATGTAGAGCACGCAAAGCCACATCCTGAACCACTTTATAAAGCGCTCGAAGCACTTGGCTCAACAGCGGATCAGGCGATTATGGTTGGTGATAACCACCATGATATTGAAGGCGGTCAGAACGCAGGAACGAGAACTGCCGGTGTGGCCTGGACTTCTAAAGGTAAAGCGCATCTTGAGACTTATAAGCCTGACTTTATGCTTGAAGAAATGAGTGATTTACTGAAAGTGATTGAGGAGAGCGG